One Cucurbita pepo subsp. pepo cultivar mu-cu-16 chromosome LG09, ASM280686v2, whole genome shotgun sequence DNA window includes the following coding sequences:
- the LOC111802060 gene encoding cytochrome P450 71B19-like, with amino-acid sequence MERITIFIPTLFPLVLELFLNSMSFLHFPQWLHLIIFLSSLFIILKWKAAANRRKRNFPPSPPKLPIIGNLHQLGKLPHKSLWCLSQLYGPIMSLSLGRIETIIISSAETARTLLKIHDLQSCNRPQTHAIKKFSYNFLDIAFSPYSDYWREIRKVCMLEFFNMKRVLSYEPIREQEVGLLIESISQSASCGAVVDLSEKSIALTAGVIFRIAFGKRFEGDGFHELISEIEALLGSYSASEFFPIPFVGEVFDWFSGRKTRLGRVFNEMNALFQEVIDEHLCPERPKPEQDDIIDVLLAISKKQVEPCTVVITHENIKAILFDIFVAGLDTGSITIVWAMAELAKNSKLMKKAQEEIRNYVGNKRKVTERDIEELSYLKMIVKETLRLHPPAPLLLPRETISHFKIEEYDFYPKTMVQVNVWAIGRDPTCWTDPEEFIPERFAESSIDYKGQYFEFLPFGTGRRICPGLNIGVKTVELTLANLLYHFDWKLPNGMKEEDLDMEENSGLSLTIYKKLPLKLVPILYHPLLMA; translated from the exons ATGGA AAGAATCACCATTTTTATTCCTACTCTTTTTCCTCTCGTTCTTGAACTCTTTCTAAATTCAATGTCGTTCCTTCATTTCCCTCAGTGGCTTCATCTCATCATCTTCCTCTCTTCACTTTTCATCATCCTAAAATGGAAAGCAGCTGCAAATAGAAGAAAGCGTAATTTTCCCCCAAGTCCACCGAAGCTTCCAATCATTGGAAACTTGCATCAACTTGGGAAGCTCCCACACAAATCCCTATGGTGCCTCTCTCAGCTTTACGGTCCAATTATGAGCCTCAGTCTAGGCCGTATAGAAACCATCATCATTTCATCTGCCGAGACTGCTCGTACCCTTTTGAAAATCCACGATCTTCAAAGCTGCAACAGACCACAAACACATGCTATCAAAAAATTCTCTTACAATTTTCTTGACATTGCGTTTTCACCTTACAGCGATTACTGGCGAGAGATACGCAAAGTTTGTATGCTTGAGTTTTTcaatatgaagagagtgttaTCTTACGAACCCATTAGAGAGCAAGAAGTTGGTTTACTTATTGAATCAATTTCACAATCAGCTTCTTGTGGAGCTGTTGTTGATCTTAGTGAGAAGTCCATTGCTCTCACTGCTGGTGTTATATTTAGAATTGCATTTGGAAAGCGGTTTGAAGGGGATGGATTTCATGAGCTTATAAGTGAAATTGAGGCCCTCTTGGGAAGCTATAGTGCTTCTGAGTTTTTTCCCATTCCTTTTGTGGGAGAGGTATTTGATTGGTTTAGTGGTCGAAAAACTAGACTTGGAAGGGTTTTTAACGAGATGAATGCTCTGTTTCAAGAGGTGATTGATGAACATCTTTGTCCCGAGAGGCCTAAGCCAGAGCAAGATGATATCATAGATGTGCTTTTGGCTATTAGTAAAAAGCAAGTTGAACCTTGCACCGTTGTCATTACCCATGAAAACATCAAAGCCATTCTTTTT GACATATTTGTGGCAGGATTAGACACTGGTTCAATTACAATAGTCTGGGCAATGGCAGAACTCgcaaaaaactcaaaattgatgaagaaaGCTCAAGAAGAAATCAGAAACTATGTGGGAAACAAACGAAAGGTAACAGAGAGAGACATAGAAGAGCtttcatatttgaaaatgatagtGAAAGAGACACTAAGACTACATCCACCAGcacctcttcttcttccaagaGAAACCATTTctcatttcaaaattgaagaatatgatTTTTACCCGAAAACGATGGTTCAAGTGAACGTTTGGGCAATTGGACGAGATCCCACATGCTGGACTGACCCAGAAGAGTTCATTCCAGAGAGATTTGCTGAGAGCTCGATTGATTACAAAGGACAATATTTTGAGTTCTTGCCGTTCGGGACTGGTCGAAGAATTTGCCCAGGGTTGAATATAGGAGTGAAAACGGTGGAATTGACTTTAGCAAATCTTTTGTACCATTTTGATTGGAAGCTGCCAAATGGGATGAAAGAGGAAGACTTGGACATGGAAGAGAATTCAGGTTTGAGTCTCACCATCTACAAAAAGTTGCCTCTTAAGCTTGTACCAATTTTATACCATCCATTACTTATGGCTTAG